Proteins encoded within one genomic window of Chitinophaga parva:
- a CDS encoding glycosyltransferase family 2 protein yields MPVLPSVAVVILNWNGRKFLEAFLPSVCRSTYGNLQLILADNASSDDSVDYTRTHFPQVSIIRNAVNTGFAGGYNEALQHVKADIYVLLNQDVEVTPGWIEPVVAQMEADKTIGACQPKLRAYANKACFEYAGAAGGWMDILGYTFCRGRILYRTEEDHGQYDTVQDIFWATGAALFIRAECFHGVGGFDPYFFAHMEEVDLCWRLQRAGYRISYCPQSLVYHVGGGSLPQGNPRKLYLNFRNNLIMLHKNLHPAERNIIFLQRFFLDILAGLKSLVSGKPRDMKAIYLAYRHFRHWRRDYDASGDTLPRLKLFDLKGVFHGIMIWRYYFLGRKTFSELTRQ; encoded by the coding sequence TTGCCGGTATTGCCATCCGTAGCGGTCGTTATCCTGAACTGGAACGGCAGAAAATTCCTGGAAGCGTTCCTTCCGTCCGTTTGCCGGTCTACCTACGGTAATTTACAGCTTATTCTGGCGGATAATGCATCTTCCGACGACAGCGTGGACTATACAAGGACACATTTCCCACAGGTCAGCATTATCCGGAATGCGGTCAATACGGGCTTTGCCGGCGGCTATAACGAGGCCCTGCAACATGTGAAGGCGGACATTTATGTGCTCCTGAACCAGGATGTGGAGGTAACGCCCGGCTGGATAGAGCCGGTGGTAGCCCAGATGGAGGCCGACAAGACCATTGGTGCCTGCCAGCCCAAGCTGCGGGCTTATGCCAATAAAGCCTGTTTTGAATACGCCGGCGCCGCCGGTGGGTGGATGGACATCCTCGGCTACACTTTTTGCCGGGGGCGTATCCTGTACCGTACGGAGGAGGACCATGGCCAGTACGATACCGTCCAGGATATTTTCTGGGCCACGGGGGCGGCGCTCTTCATCCGTGCTGAGTGTTTTCACGGGGTGGGCGGGTTTGATCCCTACTTTTTTGCCCATATGGAGGAGGTGGACCTGTGCTGGCGCCTCCAAAGGGCCGGTTACCGCATTTCCTACTGCCCGCAGTCGCTGGTATACCACGTGGGCGGGGGCAGCCTGCCCCAGGGCAATCCCCGGAAACTGTACCTCAATTTCCGCAACAACCTGATCATGTTGCACAAGAACCTGCACCCGGCGGAACGCAATATCATTTTCCTGCAGCGCTTTTTCCTGGATATCCTGGCCGGGCTCAAAAGCCTGGTGTCCGGCAAACCCCGGGATATGAAGGCCATTTACCTGGCCTACCGGCATTTCCGCCACTGGCGCCGGGATTACGATGCCTCGGGTGATACGTTGCCCCGCCTGAAACTCTTTGACCTGAAGGGCGTTTTTCATGGGATCATGATCTGGCGCTATTATTTTTTAGGCCGGAAAACCTTTTCTGAGCTGACCCGGCAGTGA
- a CDS encoding phytoene desaturase family protein has protein sequence MAYDAIVIGAGPNGLAAGIALQQQGLAVLILEGHAQPGGGLRTAELTGPGYWSDVCSAIHPLAIGSPFLKTLPLADFGLEYLQPPVLAAHPLDDGPAGVLLHDVAATATALGADGPAYRRLMEPLVQRWPSIAGSILGPLSIPRHPLRMAAFGLQGLPAVQQLMKPFQTPAARGLFAGMAAHSFLSLDQATTAAVALVLLINGHLGGWPIPKGGSQSIAHAMTSYFLSLGGQLQTGHYVRSLDELPPAKAVFFDTSVQHLVDIAGASLPAFYRWQLKQFRTGPGVFKIDWSLSGPVPFKDEACRRAGTVHLGGTAAEIARSEAAVNAGRLADQPFVLLAQQSRFDPTRAPEGHEVLWGYCHVPAGSTADRTAAIENQVERFAPGFKDLVINRHTFNTQELQAYNPNYIGGDINGGLLDIWQLFTRPALRASPYRAGKKGLYLCSASTPPGGGVHGMCGFHAARRALKDIWKIDLKLENN, from the coding sequence ATGGCATACGATGCGATCGTGATAGGGGCAGGCCCCAATGGGCTGGCCGCCGGTATAGCATTACAGCAGCAGGGGCTTGCTGTGCTCATCCTGGAAGGGCATGCCCAGCCAGGCGGAGGCCTGCGTACGGCGGAACTTACCGGGCCCGGTTACTGGTCAGATGTGTGCTCTGCCATCCATCCCCTGGCCATTGGCTCTCCTTTCCTGAAAACCTTGCCCCTGGCCGATTTTGGGTTGGAGTACCTGCAGCCCCCCGTATTGGCGGCCCACCCGCTGGACGATGGCCCCGCGGGCGTGCTCCTGCACGACGTGGCAGCCACCGCTACTGCTTTGGGGGCAGACGGCCCGGCCTATCGCCGGTTGATGGAGCCCCTGGTACAGCGGTGGCCGTCTATAGCCGGTAGCATCCTGGGGCCGTTGTCCATTCCCCGGCATCCCCTGCGCATGGCGGCTTTTGGCCTGCAAGGCCTGCCCGCTGTGCAGCAATTGATGAAGCCATTTCAAACCCCCGCGGCCCGGGGACTCTTTGCCGGCATGGCCGCCCACAGTTTCCTTTCGCTGGACCAGGCCACCACGGCGGCGGTGGCCCTGGTGCTCCTGATCAATGGGCACCTGGGTGGCTGGCCTATTCCGAAGGGGGGCTCCCAAAGTATTGCCCACGCGATGACTTCCTACTTTCTCTCGCTCGGGGGGCAGTTGCAAACCGGCCATTACGTGCGCTCCCTGGATGAATTGCCGCCAGCCAAGGCAGTCTTTTTCGACACCTCCGTACAGCACCTGGTAGACATAGCCGGCGCGTCCCTGCCCGCTTTTTACCGCTGGCAGTTAAAACAGTTCCGTACGGGCCCTGGTGTGTTCAAGATAGACTGGTCTCTCAGCGGGCCGGTACCTTTTAAAGATGAAGCCTGCCGCCGTGCGGGTACGGTGCACCTGGGTGGTACCGCGGCCGAAATAGCCCGCTCAGAAGCAGCGGTAAATGCCGGCCGCCTGGCAGATCAGCCGTTTGTGCTCCTGGCACAGCAAAGCCGCTTTGATCCTACCCGTGCCCCCGAAGGCCACGAAGTGCTCTGGGGCTACTGTCACGTACCCGCCGGCAGCACCGCAGACCGCACCGCCGCCATCGAAAACCAGGTAGAACGCTTTGCTCCCGGCTTCAAAGACCTGGTCATTAACCGCCACACTTTCAATACGCAGGAATTGCAGGCCTACAATCCCAACTACATCGGTGGCGATATTAACGGTGGACTGCTGGACATCTGGCAGTTGTTTACAAGACCTGCGCTGCGCGCTTCTCCTTACCGCGCCGGCAAAAAAGGCCTGTATCTCTGCTCTGCCTCCACACCACCCGGCGGGGGCGTGCATGGCATGTGTGGGTTTCATGCCGCCAGGCGGGCATTAAAGGATATCTGGAAAATTGATCTGAAGCTGGAAAATAATTAG
- a CDS encoding DUF1801 domain-containing protein, which yields MQHYPDVDTYIASYPTATRRLLEQMRTTIRKAAPQAEEVISYGMPAYSLGTKLVYFGGHQQHIGFYPTASGIREFEQELSRYKFSKGAVQFPLDKPLPLALITRIVKMRLKKVTEQQALPTAAAPSPFATLAAPAQRALLSHHIKTLKQLAKHSEAEILAFHGVGPGSIPSMRKLLADAGLHFKA from the coding sequence ATGCAACACTACCCCGATGTGGATACTTACATTGCCAGCTACCCCACCGCTACCCGGCGCCTGCTGGAACAAATGCGTACCACGATCCGTAAAGCCGCGCCCCAGGCAGAGGAGGTCATCAGCTATGGCATGCCCGCTTATTCCCTGGGCACCAAACTGGTATACTTCGGGGGCCACCAGCAGCACATAGGCTTTTACCCCACGGCATCCGGCATCCGGGAGTTTGAACAGGAGCTTTCCCGTTATAAATTTTCAAAAGGCGCTGTGCAGTTCCCGTTGGATAAGCCTTTGCCGCTGGCCCTTATAACCAGGATCGTAAAAATGCGGCTGAAGAAAGTAACGGAGCAACAGGCCCTGCCGACAGCTGCGGCCCCTTCACCTTTTGCCACCCTCGCCGCCCCGGCGCAGCGGGCGCTCCTGTCGCACCACATCAAAACATTAAAGCAGCTGGCAAAACACAGCGAGGCAGAGATCCTTGCCTTTCACGGGGTAGGTCCCGGCAGTATCCCATCCATGCGCAAGCTGCTGGCGGATGCAGGGCTGCATTTCAAGGCCTGA